TCGGCGGTCTGACGACAGAGGTTGATGTCGTCGGCATGCGCTATCGACCCAAACCCGCAGGATGGGAGCGACTATGTATCGCTGGCTGACGCTGCTTGGGTTGGCCGTTTGTTTGCTATCGCAGCAGACCCGCGCGGCCGAGCGCCCCAACATTCTATTGATCATCACCGACGATCAAGGCTATGGCGATCTGGGCGCGCACGGCAATCCGCTGATTCACACCCCGGCGCTCGATCGATTGGCAAGTGAATCGGTCGAATTGACGCGCTTCTACGTCTCCCCCGTTTGCGCGCCGACACGCGCCAGCCTGCTCACCGGCCGTTACAACTATCGCACCGGCGTCACCGACACCTATCACGGCCGGGCGATGATGCGCGCCGCCGAGGTTACGCTGGCCGAGCACCTCGCGTCCGCAGGTTACGCCACCGGCATTTTTGGCAAGTGGCATCTGGGAGACAACTATCCGCTGCGGCCCATGGATCAGGGGTTTCAAACGTCGCTGGTGCATCGCGGCGGCGGCATTGGTCAGGCGTCGGACGCGCGCGACGGGCGCAGCTACTTCGATCCCATTCTCTTTCGCAATGGACAGCTTGAAAAACAACAGGGGTATGTGAGCGACGTCATCACGCGCGAGGCGGAACGCTTCATCGCCCAGCATGCGACCGGCGCGGAGCCTTGGTTTTGCTATCTGGCGTTCAATGCGCCCCATGTGCCGTTGGAGGTGCCAGACGCCGATCGCCTGCGCTATGCCAACATCGATCCCGCGGCGCAGCCTCAAATCGGCAATCCGCCAGACAAAAAGCTCGATGCCGACGTACTGGCCCGCGTGTACGGCATGGTGACCAATATCGACGACAACGTGGGCAGGCTCCTATCGCGCCTCGATCAACTTGGCGCCCGCGAGAACACGGTGGTGATCTTTATGACCGACAACGGCCCGCAGCAGGCGCGGTATGTCGGCGGTCTCAAGGGGCGCAAAGGAACCGTGTACGAGGGGGGCATCCGCGTGCCGTGCCTGGTGCGCTGGCCGGGCACACTCGCGCCGCGCAAGGTCGAGTCGGTCGCCGCGCATATCGACCTGACGCCCACGCTCCTGGAGTTTGCCGATTGTCGGCCGCAAGCGCAGTTCGACGGCGTGAGCCTGGCGCCGCTGCTCCAAGGAGCGGCGACAGACCTGCCGCAGCGAACGCTCTTCTTTCAGTGGCATCGGGGCGACGCGCCAGAGCGTTATCGAGGGTTTGCCGCTCGCTCGAACGAGTGGAAGCTGCTGCGGATCGATCCCGGCCGCGACGACGCGCTCGCCCTGCCAGAGCAGTTTGAACTCTATCGCATCGCCGACGACCCGTACGAATTGCACAACGTCGCCGCTAGCGAGCCCGAGATCGTCGCCGATCTCAAACAACAGTACGACGCCTGGCTAGCCGACGTGGGCGCCGAGCATAGCTACGCGCCGGTGCGTCCTGTGCTCGGCACGCCGCACGAGAACCCCGCGACCCTCACCCCGCAAGATTGGCGCGCCGGCGACCAAAAGTGGACTCGCGACACCATCGGCCAGTGGGAAGTGGATTTTGGCTTGGCCGGCGATTATCAGGTGACCGTCGAGTTGCCGCGCCGCGTCAGCGGCACGGTCGCACTGAATGTGGGCGCAGCGCATCAAGAGCTAGCGATCGAAGACGCGGAGACCGCGCGATTCACTTTGGCTCCGATCGCGGCGGGACCGGCGGCGATTCGCGCCGTCGCGGTCGCCAACGGCGATGAAGTCGGCCCCGATCGGATTATCGTCGAGCGGGTCGGCTCGCCGGGCCGCAAACCATAGACAGTGGCCGCCGTGGCGTTTGTAATGGTGGCAGTCGCACCGCCTGCAACCGTCGCGCGAGCCGTCGATGTCGCGAACTGTTCTACGTTGGCTACCGCTGAGCGCGCTGGCGCTCTGCGCGGCGCTGGGGGGCGCGGCGCGAGGCGACGATAGCGCGCCGCGCTTCGAACCGGCCGATATCGAGTTCTTCGAAAACAACGTGCGTCCCATTCTGGTCGCCCGCTGCCACGAGTGTCACAGCGCCAGTGAGCAAAAGGGCAACTTGCGACTCGACTCGCGCGCCGCCGCGCTGACGGGCGGCGACACCGGCCCGGCGCTCGTGCCTGCCAAGCCCGACGAGAGCCTGCTGGTCGACGCGATCCGCTACGGCGACACCTATCAGATGCCCCCCAAGTCGCAATTGCCAGCGGCGGAGATCGACGCGCTGACCGAGTGGGTGCGGCGCGGCGCTCCCTGGCCGGCGGAAGCCGCCACGGCCAGCGCGGCGCCGGCGAAGGCGTTCGATCTTGCCCAGCGCGCCCAGCACTGGTCGTTGCAACCGATCACCGATCCGCCGGCGCCCAAGCCACAAACCGCCGGCTGGTCGCGCACGTCGGTCGATCGCTTTCTCTTGGCGCGGCTCGAGTCCGCCGGCGTTGCGCCCAACCCACCGGCCGACAAGCGAACGCTCTTGCGGCGAGTGACCTTCGATTTGATTGGCCTGCCTCCCACGCCGGACGAGATTCAATCGTTTCTGGCCGACGAGTCGCCACAAGCCTATGAGCAGGTCGTTGAGCGACTGCTCGCCTCGCCCCACTATGGCGAGCGCTGGGGGCGACATTGGCTCGACCTGGTTCGTTACGCCGAAACGTATGGGCATGAGTTCGATCGCGACATACCAAACGCCTATCGCTATCGCGACTATGTGATTCGCGCCTTCAACACCGATGTGCCCTACGATCAGTTTGTGCTGGAGCACCTGGCGGGCGACCTGCTGCCGACGCCGCGCGTGAACGAGGCCGAGCGCATCAACGAATCGGTGATCGGCACGGGCTATTGGTTCCTCGGCGAGTCGACCCATTCGCCAGTCGACGTGCGCGCCGACGAGGCCAACCGCATCGACAATCAGATCGATGTGTTCGGCAAGGCGTTCCTTGGCCTGACGATCGCCTGCGCCCGCTGCCACGATCACAAGTTCGACGCGATCAAGACGCAAGACTATTACGGCCTGGCCGGTTATCTGCAAAGTTCGCGCTACGATCAGGCGTTTATCGATCTGCCCGGCGTCTTCGCGCCGCATCTGGCGCAGCTTGAGTCGTTGGCGGCCGACGAGCGCCAACATGCCGCGCGGCTGCGCGACGCGGCGCGCCAGCATGCGACTGAGTGGGCGGCGACTGTCTTTGCGGCGCTGGCAACCGACGAGGCGACGCAGCGCGCCGCCGCTGACCCCGCCGATCCGCTGTATGCTTGGGGGGCGCTCTCGGCGCTTGCCGCCGACGCCAGCGTCGATCAGTTTGCCGCCGAGCGAAACAAAATCGCCGAACGACTCAAGACGGCCAGCCAAGCTAATCCACCGGCTGACGCGGTCGAAATCGCCTCGTTCACTCGCGCTGACTGGGGCGACTGGGTCGCCAGCGGGCAGGCGTTCGGCGCTGGCCCCGCACCGGCCGAGGGTCATCTGTCGCTGCCAGCGGCGCATAGCGGCCGGCTGGCGGGCAAACTGCGAGGCACGCTCCGCTCGCCGACCTTCACGATCGAAAAGCCAAAATTCTTGTATCTCTTGGCGGGCACGTCGGGGCGGGTGCGACTGATCGTCGACGGCCTGCAGCTGATTCAGTATCCCATCTATGGCGGACTGGGAATCAAGCCCGCCAGCTCGCGGGCCCGGTGGCATGTGCAGGACGTGAGCAAATGGATTGGGCATCGAGCGTATCTGGAATTGCTCGATGAGGACGATGGCTATCTGGCCTTGATGCGCGTCGCCGCCGCCGATGGTGAGTTGGCCGTCCCGGCCACCAGCGCCCCGATCCACGCGCTGGCGGCCGACACCGGCATCGCTTCGCTCGCCGCGCTCCGCGAAGCGTACGAGCGATTGATCGCCCGCATACTGGCCGGCGAAGAGACCGCTGCCGATCTGGTGGCGTGGGTCAGGCCGGCCCTCTCCCGCGCGGTGGCCGCCGTGCCGGGCGCCGAATCGCTGGTGGCCGAGCAGGCCAGACTGGTCGCGCGGCGAGAATCGCTCGAGGCGGCGCTCCCCGTGCCGCGCCAAGCGCTGGCCATGGCCGACGGTACGGGCGAGAACGAGCGGATCTTCATTCGTGGCAACCACAAGAACCTTGGCGCCGAGGCGCCGCGCCGCAATCTGGAGGCGCTGTCCGGCGACAATCAACCCGCCCCCATCAGCGGCAGCGGACGCCTGGAACTGGCGCGCCGGCTGGTCGATCCGACTAATCCGCTCGTCGCGCGCGTGCTGGTCAATCGCGTTTGGAAGCATCATTTTGGAGAAGGCCTTGTCTCGACCCCAGACGATTTCGGCGCGATGGGTCAGCCGCCCACGCATCCCGAATTGCTCGATCACCTAGCCACGCTGTTCGTGCGCGAAGGCTGGTCGATCAAGCAACTGCATCGCCTGCTGCTGCTGTCGAGCGCTTATCAAATGTCGAGCGCCGCGCGCCCCGAGTTGGCTTCGATCGATCCGCAGAACAAGCTGCTGCATCGGATGCCGATTCGACGACTGGAGGCCGAGAGCGTCCGCGACGCCCTGCTGGCGGTCTCCGGCCGGCTAGATTCCACGATCGGCGGGCCGAGCGTGCCGCCACACCTCACCGAGTTCATGCAAGGACGCGGGCGGCCGGAGCAATCGGGACCGCTCGATGGCGGCAACCGCCGCAGTATCTATCTCAATCTGCGCCGCAACTTCTTGCCGCCATTCTTGTTGGCGTTCGATTATCCCACGCCGTTCACTACCATCGGCCGGCGCAGCGTATCGAACGTGCCGGCGCAGGCGCTCAGCTTGCTCAACAACCCGTTCGTCGCCGAGCAAGCCGAGTATTTCGCCCAGCGGATCTTGGCCATGCCGATGTCGCAGGCGAGCGAGCGAATCGCGGCGATGTACGAGTTGGCGTTTGCCCGCGCGCCCAGCGAGGAAGAACTGTCGGCCGCCGAGCAGTTCTTGCAGGCCCGGCAGGCGCAACATTCAGAGCAAGCCGCACTCGCCGAACTGGCGCATGTGCTGTTCAACGTCAAGGAGTTTGTGTTCATCCAGTAAGAAGACCCCTCATCCGGCCTATCGGCCGGACCTCTCCCCGCACGTGGGGCGAGGGAACCAGAAAACCCGCCAGACACTTCAATGCACTGTGGCTGCTTTCCATCGCCGACTCTCTCGCGCCGCCAAATGTTGGCCCGCTGCGCCAATGGCTTTGGCGCCGTGGCGCTCGCCTCACTGGCCGCCGAGACCGGCGCGTTGGCCGCCGCCGCCAGTCCCTTTGCGCCGCGCCCCACGCACTACCCGGCCCAGGCCAAGAGCGTGATTTTCTTGTTCATGGATGGCGGCCCGTCGCAGATGGACACCTTCGACCCCAAGCCGCGGCTCGATCGCGAGCACGGTCAGCCCATCAAGATGAAGGTTCAGCCCACCCAGTTCGACAACGTCGGCACGGTGCTCAAGTCTCCCTGGCAGTTCCACCAGTACGGGCAGAGCGGCATCCCGGTCAGCGATCTGTTTCCGCATGTCGCCCAGCATGTCGACGATCTGGCGGTCGTCCGCTCGATGGTCGCCAACTTCAGCGAGCACACCAACGCCAACTACTTCATTCACACCGGGCACGGCCAGCAAGGCCGCCCCAGCATGGGCGCCTGGGCCACCTATGGCCTGGGTAGCGAGTGTCAAAACTTGCCCGGCTTTGTCGTGTTGGGGAGCGGCCTGATTCCGCCGGGCGGGCTCGATTGTTTTGGCAGCGGCTTTTTGCCGGTGGCTTATCAGGGTTCAATGTTCCAGCACGGCCCGCAGCCGGTGGCCGACCTCGCGCCGCAAGAGGCCACGGTCGACGCGCAGCGCGCCAAGCTCGATCTGATGCACGCGCTCGACCGCGAGGCAGGCCAGCGCTTTGGCCCCAGCGACGCGCTCGAAGCCGCCATCGCCAACTACGAACTGGCGTTTCGCATGCAGACCGCCGTGCCCGACCTGATGGACTTTGCCGACGAGAGCGCCGAGACGCTCAAGCTGTACGGCATCGACCGGCCGGAGACCGAGGTGTTTGGCCGGCAATGCCTGGTGGCGCGGCGCCTGGTCGAGCGCGGCGTGCGGTTTGTCGAGCTATTGTGCCAGAAGCTGGCCGCCGACCGCTGGGATCAGCACTCCAACCTGAAAGAAGGGCACGAGAAGAACGCGCTCGCCACCGACCGCCCCATCGCCGGCTTGCTGCAAGACCTCAAGAGTCGCGGACTGCTCGACCAAACGCTGGTGGTCTGGGCCGGCGAGTTTGGCCGCACGCCAATGGCACAAGGCGCCGATGGGCGAGACCACAACCCCTTTGGCTTTAGCCTCTGGCTGGCCGGCGGCGGCGTAAAGGGGGGCACGATCTACGGCGCCACCGACGAATACGGCTACTACGCCATCGAGAACAAAGTCGAAATCCACGACCTGCACGCCACCATGCTGCACCTATTGGGCATGGATCACACGCGGCTGACCTACCGCTTTGGCGGACGCGACATGCGGCTGACCGATGTGCATGGCCACGTTTTGCACGACATTCTGGCGTGAGGGGTCACGGCATCTTGGCTTACCGAGTCACGCGGTCGCTTGCTGCGCGAAGCGCGGGAAGCGGTCTTGCATCGCCTGCACCCCCATCTCGCCTTGGCGCAGCGCCTCCATTGCTCGCACCACCGCCTCGGCCGCTTGAATGGTGGTGCAACACGGCACACCATGCTGCACCGCCGCGGCGCGAATTCGCCCCTCGTCGGTCCGCGCCCCCTTGCCGCTGGGGGTGTTGATGATGAGTTGCACGCTGCCGTTGATCAGATAGTCGAGCAGGCTGGGATGCCCTTCTTGCAGTTTCTTCACCGTCTCGACCGCGATGCCGTGCTGCGCCAACAGCTTGGCGGTGCCGCTGGTGGCCAGCAGTTTGTAACCCAAGGCCGCCAGTCGTTGGCCGATCGCCACGATCTGCGGTTTGGTCCGTGTCGACACGCTCAAAAAGATGTTCCCCTCGGTGGGCAGCACCACGCCGGCCGCCAGTTGGCTTTTGGCGAACGCGATCGGAAACGTCTCGCTCACCCCCATCACCTCACCGGTCGAGCGCATCTCGGGGCCCAGCACGATATCGACGCCGTGAAACTTGACGAACGGAAAGACGCTCTCCTTGACCGAGAAGCCGCGCGGCGCCGACTCGGCCTCGATCCCTTGCTCGGCCAGCGACACGCCCGCCATCACCTTGGCCGCCACCTTGGCTAGCTCCATGCCCGTGGCCTTGGAGACAAACGGGGCGGTGCGGCTGGCGCGGGGGTTCACCTCCAACACGTAGACGTTCTGCTGGCCGTCCTCGCGCTTGACGGCGTACTGAATGTTCATCAGCCCCCGCACCTGCATCTGCACCGCCAGGGCGCGGGTGGCCTGTTTAATGTTTTCGATCACGCCCGCTGGCAGGCTGAACGGCGGAATCGAGCAGGCCGAGTCTCCCGAGTGGACCCCCGCCTCTTCGATGTGCTCCATGATGCCGGCCACGATGGTCCGCTCGCCGTCGCTGATGCAATCGACATCGACCTCGATGGCGTCTTCCAGAAAGCGATCGATCAGCACCGGCTGCCCTTGGGCGACGACGAACGCCTCGGCCACGAATTTCTCTAACTGTGAGTTGTCGTAGCAAATCTCCATGGCGCGGCCCCCCAGCACAAAGCTCGGTCGCACCAAGGCCGGAAAGCCGATCTTCGCCGCCTCGGCGCGGGCTTCCACCATCGTGCGCGCGATGCCGTTGGCCGGTTGCGACAGCCCTAGCCGCTTGAGCAGCCGGGCGAACTTCTCGCGGTCCTCGGCGTCGTCGATCGTGTCGACGCTGGTGCCGATGATCGGCACGCCGGCGGTCTCCAGCGCGCGGGCCAGATTGAGGGGCGTCTGCCCGCCAAACTGCACAATCACGCCGTCGGGTTGCACGCGGTCGAAGATGTTCAGCACGTCCTCGGTGGTCAGTGGTTCAAAGAACAGCAAGTCGCTGGTGTCGTAGTCGGTGCTGACCGTCTCGGGATTCGAGTTGACCATGATCGACTCGATGCCCAGTTCGCGCAGCGCAAAGCTGGCATGGCAACAGCAGTAGTCGAACTCGATGCCTTGGCCAATGCGGTTGGGCCCGCCGCCGAGGATCATCACCCGCTTCTTACCGGGCTGCTTGGCGGGAGTTTCGTCTTCATCCTCGTAGGTCGAGTAGTAGTACGGAGTATACGCCTCGAACTCGGCCGCGCAGGTGTCCACCGATTTGAACGTGGCCACGATGCCCCGCCGTTTGCGCTCCGCGCGCACTTCCATCTCGGGCATGTCCCAGATGTGGCCGAGTTGGCGGTCTGAA
This sequence is a window from Pirellulales bacterium. Protein-coding genes within it:
- a CDS encoding DUF1501 domain-containing protein, translating into MLARCANGFGAVALASLAAETGALAAAASPFAPRPTHYPAQAKSVIFLFMDGGPSQMDTFDPKPRLDREHGQPIKMKVQPTQFDNVGTVLKSPWQFHQYGQSGIPVSDLFPHVAQHVDDLAVVRSMVANFSEHTNANYFIHTGHGQQGRPSMGAWATYGLGSECQNLPGFVVLGSGLIPPGGLDCFGSGFLPVAYQGSMFQHGPQPVADLAPQEATVDAQRAKLDLMHALDREAGQRFGPSDALEAAIANYELAFRMQTAVPDLMDFADESAETLKLYGIDRPETEVFGRQCLVARRLVERGVRFVELLCQKLAADRWDQHSNLKEGHEKNALATDRPIAGLLQDLKSRGLLDQTLVVWAGEFGRTPMAQGADGRDHNPFGFSLWLAGGGVKGGTIYGATDEYGYYAIENKVEIHDLHATMLHLLGMDHTRLTYRFGGRDMRLTDVHGHVLHDILA
- a CDS encoding PSD1 and planctomycete cytochrome C domain-containing protein, whose protein sequence is MSRTVLRWLPLSALALCAALGGAARGDDSAPRFEPADIEFFENNVRPILVARCHECHSASEQKGNLRLDSRAAALTGGDTGPALVPAKPDESLLVDAIRYGDTYQMPPKSQLPAAEIDALTEWVRRGAPWPAEAATASAAPAKAFDLAQRAQHWSLQPITDPPAPKPQTAGWSRTSVDRFLLARLESAGVAPNPPADKRTLLRRVTFDLIGLPPTPDEIQSFLADESPQAYEQVVERLLASPHYGERWGRHWLDLVRYAETYGHEFDRDIPNAYRYRDYVIRAFNTDVPYDQFVLEHLAGDLLPTPRVNEAERINESVIGTGYWFLGESTHSPVDVRADEANRIDNQIDVFGKAFLGLTIACARCHDHKFDAIKTQDYYGLAGYLQSSRYDQAFIDLPGVFAPHLAQLESLAADERQHAARLRDAARQHATEWAATVFAALATDEATQRAAADPADPLYAWGALSALAADASVDQFAAERNKIAERLKTASQANPPADAVEIASFTRADWGDWVASGQAFGAGPAPAEGHLSLPAAHSGRLAGKLRGTLRSPTFTIEKPKFLYLLAGTSGRVRLIVDGLQLIQYPIYGGLGIKPASSRARWHVQDVSKWIGHRAYLELLDEDDGYLALMRVAAADGELAVPATSAPIHALAADTGIASLAALREAYERLIARILAGEETAADLVAWVRPALSRAVAAVPGAESLVAEQARLVARRESLEAALPVPRQALAMADGTGENERIFIRGNHKNLGAEAPRRNLEALSGDNQPAPISGSGRLELARRLVDPTNPLVARVLVNRVWKHHFGEGLVSTPDDFGAMGQPPTHPELLDHLATLFVREGWSIKQLHRLLLLSSAYQMSSAARPELASIDPQNKLLHRMPIRRLEAESVRDALLAVSGRLDSTIGGPSVPPHLTEFMQGRGRPEQSGPLDGGNRRSIYLNLRRNFLPPFLLAFDYPTPFTTIGRRSVSNVPAQALSLLNNPFVAEQAEYFAQRILAMPMSQASERIAAMYELAFARAPSEEELSAAEQFLQARQAQHSEQAALAELAHVLFNVKEFVFIQ
- a CDS encoding arylsulfatase, whose product is MYRWLTLLGLAVCLLSQQTRAAERPNILLIITDDQGYGDLGAHGNPLIHTPALDRLASESVELTRFYVSPVCAPTRASLLTGRYNYRTGVTDTYHGRAMMRAAEVTLAEHLASAGYATGIFGKWHLGDNYPLRPMDQGFQTSLVHRGGGIGQASDARDGRSYFDPILFRNGQLEKQQGYVSDVITREAERFIAQHATGAEPWFCYLAFNAPHVPLEVPDADRLRYANIDPAAQPQIGNPPDKKLDADVLARVYGMVTNIDDNVGRLLSRLDQLGARENTVVIFMTDNGPQQARYVGGLKGRKGTVYEGGIRVPCLVRWPGTLAPRKVESVAAHIDLTPTLLEFADCRPQAQFDGVSLAPLLQGAATDLPQRTLFFQWHRGDAPERYRGFAARSNEWKLLRIDPGRDDALALPEQFELYRIADDPYELHNVAASEPEIVADLKQQYDAWLADVGAEHSYAPVRPVLGTPHENPATLTPQDWRAGDQKWTRDTIGQWEVDFGLAGDYQVTVELPRRVSGTVALNVGAAHQELAIEDAETARFTLAPIAAGPAAIRAVAVANGDEVGPDRIIVERVGSPGRKP
- the carB gene encoding carbamoyl-phosphate synthase large subunit codes for the protein MPKRADLRKILLIGSGPIVIGQACEFDYSGTQACKALREEGYEVILVNSNPATIMTDPNMADRTYIEPLTWEMVAKVIEAERPDALLPTLGGQTGLNLAMDLARHGVLERFGVEMIGANPAVIEKAEARDQFKRAMEKIGLEVCRGETVHSLDEARKLIQEIGLPCVVRPSFTMGGSGSSIAYNRDEFDQLVGRGLDASPITEVLIEESIIGWKEYEMEVMRDVDDNVVIICSIENFDPMGVHTGDSITVAPAMTLTDKEYQRMRDASLAVIREIGVETGGSNIQFAIHPHTGRMIVIEMNPRVSRSSALASKATGFPIAKIAAKLAVGYRLHELPNDITRETMACFEPTIDYVVTKAPRFAFEKFPEADSTLMTQMKSVGETMAIGRTFKESLQKALRGLEVGSFGFGCDNKDRWGRADQPSIEEIRSKLSIPNADRVWFIRYAFKAGMSADEVHELTKIDPWFLDNLHEIFELEEELRATAGLAACGDALLRKAKRFGFSDRQLGHIWDMPEMEVRAERKRRGIVATFKSVDTCAAEFEAYTPYYYSTYEDEDETPAKQPGKKRVMILGGGPNRIGQGIEFDYCCCHASFALRELGIESIMVNSNPETVSTDYDTSDLLFFEPLTTEDVLNIFDRVQPDGVIVQFGGQTPLNLARALETAGVPIIGTSVDTIDDAEDREKFARLLKRLGLSQPANGIARTMVEARAEAAKIGFPALVRPSFVLGGRAMEICYDNSQLEKFVAEAFVVAQGQPVLIDRFLEDAIEVDVDCISDGERTIVAGIMEHIEEAGVHSGDSACSIPPFSLPAGVIENIKQATRALAVQMQVRGLMNIQYAVKREDGQQNVYVLEVNPRASRTAPFVSKATGMELAKVAAKVMAGVSLAEQGIEAESAPRGFSVKESVFPFVKFHGVDIVLGPEMRSTGEVMGVSETFPIAFAKSQLAAGVVLPTEGNIFLSVSTRTKPQIVAIGQRLAALGYKLLATSGTAKLLAQHGIAVETVKKLQEGHPSLLDYLINGSVQLIINTPSGKGARTDEGRIRAAAVQHGVPCCTTIQAAEAVVRAMEALRQGEMGVQAMQDRFPRFAQQATA